The Urbifossiella limnaea genome has a window encoding:
- the ltrA gene encoding group II intron reverse transcriptase/maturase: MTTDESPMDGWETLPWSQIERDVFKLQKRIYRASTRGDTSSVRKLQKLLLANRAAKLLAVRRVTQDNGGKNTAGVDGVKSLHPRARLAVAASLRLSDEADPVRRVHIPKPGTDELRPLGIPTIHDRALQTLVRFALEPEWEARFEPNSYGFRPGRSCWDAIMAIYIAVGRKDKYVLDADIAKCFDRIDHEALLRKVNTFPALARQLRAWLKAGVLDGDTLFPTEEGTPQGGAISPLLANIALHGLETLLRERFPRRHIPGTRSNTAVPDVIRYADDFVVLHKDRAVVEQCQQIVTEWLREMGLELKPSKTRIGHTLREEGGRAGFDFLGFTVRQFPAGASRSGCSTNGKKLGFKTLIRPSKESLKRHYARLREVIERYQDAHQVTLIGSLNPLIRGWSNYFSIANSKRSFSKIGTVLFRRLLRWCYRRHPGKGKKWAAERYWRIVPGQGWRFENQTFRLRLVRHEQTKIVRHAKVQGARSPFDGDWLYWSGRLGHYPGVMPWVARLLKRQRGMCPRCGLYFEHGDATEVDHLRARSQGGTNSVSNLQLLHRHCHHGKTSEDKRGVRDKYQGTEEPDAGKLARPVLEPSLGSDTPA; the protein is encoded by the coding sequence ATGACCACGGACGAGAGTCCGATGGATGGGTGGGAGACGCTCCCCTGGTCCCAGATCGAGCGGGACGTCTTCAAGCTCCAAAAGCGGATCTACCGAGCCTCGACCCGAGGCGACACGAGTTCTGTTCGCAAGCTCCAAAAGCTCTTGCTGGCCAACCGAGCGGCCAAGCTGTTGGCGGTCCGAAGGGTGACGCAGGACAACGGCGGGAAGAACACCGCCGGCGTCGATGGGGTCAAGTCACTTCACCCCCGCGCGCGTCTTGCGGTGGCGGCTTCGCTACGCCTGTCCGACGAAGCCGACCCGGTGCGACGGGTTCACATCCCCAAGCCGGGGACCGACGAACTCCGCCCGCTGGGCATCCCGACGATCCACGACCGGGCGTTGCAGACCCTGGTCCGGTTCGCGCTGGAACCCGAATGGGAAGCCAGGTTCGAGCCCAACAGCTACGGGTTCCGCCCCGGTCGGTCCTGCTGGGACGCGATCATGGCGATCTACATCGCGGTCGGCCGGAAGGACAAGTACGTCCTCGACGCCGACATCGCGAAGTGCTTCGACCGGATCGACCACGAGGCCCTGCTGCGGAAGGTGAACACCTTCCCGGCCCTCGCCCGCCAACTCCGAGCGTGGCTCAAGGCGGGCGTACTGGACGGCGACACCCTTTTCCCAACCGAAGAGGGGACGCCGCAGGGCGGCGCGATCTCGCCGCTGCTGGCGAACATCGCGCTCCACGGTCTGGAGACCCTGCTCCGGGAACGATTCCCCCGGCGACACATCCCCGGCACCCGGTCCAACACCGCGGTGCCGGACGTGATCCGCTACGCCGACGACTTCGTGGTCCTTCACAAGGACCGGGCGGTCGTCGAGCAGTGCCAACAGATCGTGACCGAGTGGTTGCGCGAGATGGGGCTGGAGTTGAAGCCGAGCAAGACCCGGATCGGCCACACCCTCCGCGAGGAGGGCGGCCGTGCCGGGTTCGACTTCCTGGGGTTCACCGTCCGACAGTTCCCCGCGGGGGCGTCGCGATCCGGGTGTAGCACCAACGGGAAGAAGCTCGGGTTCAAGACCCTCATCCGGCCCAGCAAGGAGTCGTTGAAGCGGCACTACGCCCGCCTGCGGGAGGTGATCGAACGGTATCAGGACGCGCATCAGGTCACCCTGATCGGGTCGCTGAACCCGCTGATCCGGGGGTGGAGCAACTACTTCTCCATCGCCAACAGCAAGCGGTCCTTCTCGAAGATCGGCACGGTGCTGTTCCGGCGGCTCCTGCGCTGGTGCTATCGCCGTCACCCCGGCAAGGGCAAGAAGTGGGCGGCGGAGCGGTACTGGCGGATCGTCCCCGGTCAGGGATGGCGGTTCGAGAACCAGACGTTCCGGTTGCGCCTGGTGCGGCACGAGCAGACCAAGATCGTGCGGCACGCGAAGGTGCAAGGTGCCCGCAGCCCGTTCGACGGGGACTGGCTGTATTGGAGCGGTCGGCTTGGACACTACCCCGGCGTGATGCCGTGGGTCGCCCGGCTGCTGAAGCGGCAGCGGGGCATGTGCCCCCGATGCGGACTGTACTTCGAGCACGGTGACGCGACGGAGGTGGACCATCTGCGGGCCCGCTCGCAGGGCGGGACGAACAGCGTGAGCAACCTCCAGCTACTTCACCGTCACTGTCACCACGGGAAAACGTCGGAAGACAAGCGAGGTGTACGTGACAAGTACCAAGGAACTGAGGAGCCGGATGCGGGGAAACTCGCACGTCCGGTTCTGGAGCCGAGTCTGGGTAGCGATACCCCGGCTTAG
- a CDS encoding AAA family ATPase has translation MKLVRPPSRTPVRDKFLAARAGLAAALIERDDEVDLVLTALVAREHVLLVGPPGTAKSLLLDAVARWLDGRRFTALLTKFTQPDELFGPVSLAGLKEDRFVRVTTGRLPEADVCFLDEIFSATRSSETAA, from the coding sequence ATGAAGCTGGTCCGCCCGCCGTCCCGCACCCCGGTGCGAGACAAGTTCCTCGCCGCCCGCGCCGGGCTGGCCGCCGCGCTCATCGAGCGGGACGACGAGGTCGACCTCGTCCTCACCGCCCTCGTCGCCCGCGAGCACGTGCTCCTCGTCGGCCCCCCCGGGACCGCCAAGAGCCTGCTCCTCGACGCCGTCGCCCGGTGGCTGGACGGGCGCCGGTTCACCGCCCTGCTGACCAAGTTCACCCAGCCGGACGAGCTATTCGGCCCGGTGTCGCTCGCCGGCCTGAAGGAGGACCGGTTCGTCCGCGTGACCACCGGCCGCCTCCCCGAGGCCGACGTGTGCTTCCTCGACGAGATCTTCAGTGCGACTCGTTCGTCGGAAACGGCTGCGTGA
- a CDS encoding IS1380 family transposase — protein sequence MKPIFRSWFRSRKSRIERRLDTTRDTATHRPVLSARPLDYDVSRRDRAIAHGGIGLIHTLAREVGLPRAIDDRLHLLKVHLPYHESDHVLNIAYNALCHGTCLQDIDLRRNDDAFLDALGARRIPDPTTAGDFCRRFTAADLDTLQDAIDVARRNVWAEQPASFFDRATLDMDGTLVATTGACKAGMDIAYDGTWGYHPLVVTLAETGEVLRLVNRPGNRPSHEGAAGQVDRAILLCLRAGFRRIVLRGDTDFSQTEHLDRWHALPWVRFVFGYDARPNLRAEAEDVPASQWKPLRRPPCYDVKTRPRTRPEAVKDRIVRERGFEVLRLKSEEVAEFDYQPTACANTFRMVVVRKHISREKGEQVLFPEVRYFFYLTNDRDLTAAEVVFEANARCDQENLLAQLHGGTHALAAPVDALVSNGAWMVMTALAWTLKAWWALLLPESPGRWQEHHRAEKMRVLRMEFRTFVNAFVTIPCQVLQTSRRVVLRLLGWNPYLMTFFRLVTRLRQ from the coding sequence GTGAAGCCCATCTTCCGCTCGTGGTTCCGCTCCCGCAAGTCCCGGATCGAGCGCCGACTCGACACGACACGCGACACCGCCACCCACCGCCCCGTGCTCTCGGCTCGCCCCCTCGACTACGACGTGTCGCGCCGCGACCGGGCCATCGCCCACGGCGGCATCGGGCTCATCCACACCCTCGCCCGGGAGGTCGGGCTACCCCGGGCCATCGACGACCGCCTGCACCTGCTCAAGGTGCACCTCCCCTACCACGAGTCCGACCACGTCCTCAACATCGCCTACAACGCGCTGTGCCACGGGACCTGCCTCCAGGACATCGACCTGCGGCGCAACGACGACGCCTTCCTCGACGCCCTCGGGGCGCGACGCATCCCGGACCCGACCACCGCCGGCGACTTCTGCCGACGCTTCACGGCCGCGGACCTCGACACGCTCCAGGACGCCATCGACGTAGCCCGACGGAACGTCTGGGCCGAGCAGCCCGCGTCGTTCTTCGACCGGGCCACGCTCGACATGGACGGCACGCTCGTCGCGACCACCGGGGCCTGCAAGGCCGGCATGGACATCGCCTACGACGGCACGTGGGGCTACCACCCCCTCGTCGTGACCCTGGCCGAGACCGGCGAGGTGCTGCGGCTGGTGAACCGGCCCGGCAACCGGCCCTCGCACGAGGGGGCCGCCGGCCAGGTCGATCGAGCCATTCTGCTCTGCCTGCGGGCCGGCTTCCGCCGCATCGTCCTCCGCGGCGACACCGACTTCTCGCAGACCGAGCACCTCGACCGCTGGCACGCCCTCCCGTGGGTCCGCTTCGTCTTCGGCTACGACGCCCGGCCCAACCTCCGTGCGGAAGCCGAGGACGTGCCGGCTTCCCAGTGGAAGCCGTTGCGTCGCCCGCCGTGCTACGACGTGAAGACGCGGCCCCGCACACGGCCCGAGGCCGTGAAGGATCGCATCGTCCGCGAGCGTGGCTTCGAGGTCTTACGGCTCAAGTCCGAGGAGGTCGCCGAGTTCGACTACCAGCCGACCGCGTGTGCCAACACCTTCCGCATGGTCGTGGTCCGCAAGCACATCTCGCGTGAGAAGGGGGAGCAGGTGCTGTTCCCCGAGGTGCGGTACTTCTTCTACCTCACCAACGACCGGGACCTCACCGCCGCGGAGGTGGTGTTCGAGGCCAACGCCCGGTGCGACCAGGAGAACCTGCTGGCCCAGTTGCACGGCGGCACGCACGCCCTCGCCGCGCCGGTGGACGCCCTGGTCAGCAACGGGGCGTGGATGGTGATGACGGCCCTGGCGTGGACGTTGAAGGCGTGGTGGGCGTTGCTGCTGCCGGAGTCGCCGGGCCGGTGGCAGGAGCACCACCGGGCGGAGAAGATGCGCGTGCTGCGGATGGAGTTCAGGACGTTCGTGAACGCCTTCGTGACGATCCCGTGTCAGGTGCTCCAGACCAGCCGTCGCGTGGTGTTGCGACTGCTGGGCTGGAACCCGTACCTGATGACGTTCTTCCGCCTGGTGACACGGCTGCGTCAGTGA
- a CDS encoding plasmid pRiA4b ORF-3 family protein, protein MSRVPPEHDEHANMLAWIGGRFDPDEFDPKMATKAMRKVT, encoded by the coding sequence ATGAGTCGAGTACCCCCCGAGCACGACGAACACGCGAACATGCTGGCCTGGATCGGGGGCCGGTTCGACCCGGACGAGTTCGATCCAAAGATGGCGACGAAGGCGATGAGGAAGGTGACGTGA
- a CDS encoding DMP19 family protein produces MPSPARLPRISRVSFFLSTGGDLAAALGDAFAAAASRRPSTRLGPTQRAVAAWGRMQADVPNGGFTQFFYNHRGEDGLTPLADLLADLGDPKAAAAVRDAAAVYRRHRKAFDVANPWDGLFGSITEFDGLDRAFKGVVSRVNRAVEDWVRSHIGELAADETGEPIDPHFTGAVEIRGTDGGVREYLEVKAGRPHGAYREFFEDGTVRQARFYKSGKVSGDFWPSGQPMRKQAKRGGLTVVEWFYPSGRLHKRYVRDKDGYVVEPVRLYHENGHLAEELAVAGTEPRGPWLKFFDDGAPRLEADHDAAGLPVVRNAWDDGRRQVVKNGTGTFREDGRSINWGYDVYIEHSFTTEAELKGGRKHGRVTTFHNGRLWGVSAYRNGVQDGEATTYWDNGRVRSVTVHARGKPGEPRSYPKFDRPVPAVVLDTRADAELYAAWGHIPVDEHPRPPNLDAVRADLRVPGFLREVYERNLAGATRSDYEDWNTFKDGIAYFLMVDEAGAVTSAVANGSGVYSGGEWGTYPPLLARLRFAPGRIRGRAVRCRVLATVDHTFVEGSGAAE; encoded by the coding sequence ATGCCCAGTCCAGCCCGCCTCCCGCGGATCAGCCGGGTGAGCTTCTTCCTCAGTACCGGCGGCGATCTCGCCGCCGCGCTCGGTGACGCCTTCGCGGCCGCGGCCAGCCGACGTCCGTCAACGAGGCTCGGCCCGACCCAGCGGGCCGTGGCCGCGTGGGGGCGGATGCAGGCCGACGTGCCCAACGGCGGGTTCACCCAGTTCTTCTACAACCACCGCGGCGAGGACGGGCTGACCCCGCTGGCCGACCTGCTGGCCGACCTCGGCGACCCGAAGGCCGCGGCGGCGGTGCGGGACGCGGCCGCCGTCTACCGCCGGCACCGCAAGGCGTTCGACGTGGCGAACCCGTGGGACGGGCTGTTCGGCAGCATCACCGAGTTCGACGGTCTCGACCGGGCCTTCAAGGGAGTGGTCTCCCGGGTCAACCGGGCGGTCGAGGATTGGGTCCGCTCCCACATCGGCGAGCTGGCGGCGGACGAGACCGGGGAACCCATCGACCCCCACTTCACCGGAGCGGTCGAGATCCGCGGGACGGACGGGGGCGTGCGGGAGTACCTGGAGGTGAAGGCCGGCCGGCCGCACGGGGCGTACCGCGAGTTCTTCGAGGACGGGACCGTCCGCCAGGCCCGATTCTACAAGTCCGGCAAGGTCAGCGGCGACTTCTGGCCGTCCGGCCAGCCCATGCGGAAGCAGGCCAAGCGGGGCGGGCTGACCGTCGTCGAGTGGTTCTACCCGAGCGGCCGGCTCCACAAGCGGTACGTGAGGGACAAAGACGGTTACGTCGTCGAGCCGGTGCGGCTGTACCACGAGAACGGGCATCTGGCCGAGGAGTTGGCGGTCGCCGGGACCGAGCCGCGGGGGCCGTGGTTGAAGTTCTTCGACGACGGGGCACCGCGGCTGGAGGCCGACCACGACGCGGCCGGGCTGCCGGTCGTCCGCAACGCCTGGGACGACGGCCGCCGGCAGGTCGTGAAGAACGGGACGGGCACGTTCCGGGAGGACGGCCGGAGCATCAACTGGGGGTACGACGTCTACATCGAGCACAGCTTCACCACCGAGGCGGAGCTGAAGGGCGGGCGGAAGCACGGCCGGGTGACCACCTTCCACAACGGCCGGCTCTGGGGCGTGTCGGCCTACCGGAACGGGGTCCAGGACGGGGAGGCGACGACGTACTGGGACAACGGCCGGGTCCGGTCGGTGACGGTCCACGCCCGTGGAAAGCCGGGCGAGCCCCGGTCGTACCCGAAGTTCGACCGGCCGGTCCCGGCCGTAGTACTCGACACGCGGGCGGACGCGGAACTGTACGCCGCCTGGGGGCACATCCCCGTCGACGAGCACCCCCGACCGCCCAACCTGGACGCCGTCCGCGCGGACCTGCGCGTGCCCGGGTTCCTGCGGGAGGTGTACGAGCGGAACCTCGCGGGCGCGACGAGGAGTGACTACGAGGACTGGAACACGTTCAAGGACGGCATCGCGTACTTCCTGATGGTGGACGAGGCGGGGGCGGTGACCTCGGCCGTGGCCAACGGGAGCGGGGTCTACTCGGGCGGGGAGTGGGGCACCTACCCGCCGCTGCTCGCGCGGCTCCGGTTCGCTCCGGGACGCATCCGCGGCCGGGCCGTCCGGTGCCGGGTGTTGGCGACCGTGGACCACACCTTCGTCGAGGGCAGCGGGGCGGCGGAATGA
- a CDS encoding bifunctional RecB family nuclease/DEAD/DEAH box helicase, giving the protein MSASVSLPVLSKLQPLRLTPTDVTQFVRLEQCERYLRFRLADRAGQEFMEPYGVAPQRITPLLSLSGKSFEDAVAADLAARFRAVDYAALAGGSHARPPNNAQVAAEARTLAPGQTVLLFQVRLDVELHGWRLRGDVDLLKLERAADGTLYPLIADMKATAAAKVEHRLQVTFYRLMLEALLATEGVAHAATRTGILFRTPVDPTPEEEAAAAPLRDAAKTEFGLGDYLLELVADSEAYAQSARDLVLGPTSAARRVAGTPFDDLPYSLSFKCDGCLYTEFCMKWSAEREDLSLLPYLSGTEKDALRRAGVTTVRELAGLKEFAPVGAGETTTDLVPSPGREALVKKLAATWPVGPRLDELVHRAKQFRRSTKKDGTVALPFIPDKGNSSLPVARPDLNPNLVWVYVDAQFDYLEGRVYLLGARVVACENGAPVRRRTVVRMTAGPPDSAAAERDLFVGWTRGLLDAVVELAAPSDPAAEKKAAPVHVVFFDRHEQRLLLDGLARNFPAILGTTPPLYDFLTQLAAFDSPIASYLADEVRAFKNFPMTCQSLQSLAAYLKFDWNTPHPFRDRFKARLFDYLGKVDVDGQAEWYTRRSRFASSVPLEYAYAAWGQLPQPAAGRGDEFADFRGATVDLVTAFQAQRLEAIAHVAGSVAGNPNTAKTPFVLPDVAAYEDKARDLAHALDEFVTIERLVALADWKATRHAQPERRVLMGECLLVRYVEADQEPGVAERNRENERRRLKREGYAAAFKAANPGKQFRLNKEQSAECKWSADGLRVRLRVEAAGVDCDLPEALLLSTLRDGERVVVYPRWTVDERLPADQQTEFTPTPKQMLYGTRAVFRRVVVTRADAAGRAEEAVAEVELTDGFGNDSMKPFVFSAISRPLVPGAAYTLDPCPNDISGYWHAKVVEGLCAGQPNALYDRLASPPAAGDGAGSPGQAAFLAGLDAFRDAGLLHDFEPGKRAFIGGHAATPVLLVQGPPGTGKSYATAFAVLARLQGAMRAGRPCRAFLTCHTHAAIDVLVANVLAVREKLRELRAADPKLFDRHFDARLLDVPLYRVAPNDPPPDGVIPLAKDAEKTTEEQYNADVIQGHEWAVIGVTAGGTYQLLKQKWSKGVFGHELCDLLVLDEASQLSLPAALMAALPLKADAPVVVVGDHRQMPPIVKHDWDAEARRTFAQYQVYQSLFDTLLAQAPPPPVIRFAESFRLHAAMAEFLRQEVYRHDGIAYHSKKTDLLPAWPHADPFTAAVLDPAYPLVVVVHDECGSQVRNPFEQALVGPVLTALVDPAGHGLDPVDGLGVVVPHRAQRAALQQAFPELSVVDPATGLPARSAVDTVERFQGGERTVVVVSATESDRGYLLAAAGFLLDPRRLTVAVSRAKRKMVLVAARSVFELFSPDEETFANALLWKNLLLRTCTTLLWEGDRDSTPVRVWGGGAPSPPPVRTVADSEPSRPTGRRQ; this is encoded by the coding sequence ATGAGCGCGTCCGTTTCACTGCCCGTGCTCTCCAAATTGCAGCCCCTGCGCCTGACCCCGACGGACGTGACCCAGTTCGTCCGGCTGGAGCAATGCGAGCGGTATCTCCGCTTCCGCCTCGCGGACCGGGCCGGGCAGGAGTTCATGGAGCCGTACGGGGTTGCCCCCCAGCGGATCACCCCGCTCCTGTCCCTCTCCGGCAAGTCCTTCGAGGACGCGGTCGCGGCCGACCTCGCGGCCCGGTTCCGGGCGGTCGACTACGCGGCCCTGGCCGGCGGCTCCCACGCCCGCCCGCCGAACAACGCGCAGGTCGCCGCCGAGGCCCGCACGCTCGCACCCGGGCAGACGGTGCTCCTGTTCCAGGTCCGCCTGGACGTCGAGCTGCACGGGTGGCGGCTCCGCGGCGACGTCGACCTGCTCAAGCTGGAGCGGGCGGCCGACGGCACCCTCTACCCCCTTATTGCCGATATGAAGGCGACCGCCGCGGCCAAGGTCGAGCACCGCCTCCAGGTCACCTTCTACCGCCTCATGCTGGAAGCCCTCCTCGCCACCGAGGGGGTGGCCCACGCCGCGACCCGGACCGGCATCCTGTTCCGCACACCGGTCGACCCGACGCCGGAGGAAGAGGCCGCCGCGGCCCCGCTCCGGGACGCCGCGAAGACCGAGTTCGGGCTCGGCGACTACCTGCTGGAACTGGTCGCCGACTCCGAGGCGTACGCCCAGTCGGCCCGCGACCTCGTCCTCGGCCCCACCTCGGCCGCCCGCCGGGTCGCCGGCACCCCGTTCGACGACCTGCCGTACTCGCTGTCGTTCAAGTGCGACGGGTGCCTGTACACCGAGTTCTGCATGAAGTGGAGCGCGGAGCGGGAAGACCTGTCCCTCCTGCCGTACCTGAGCGGCACCGAGAAGGACGCCCTCCGGCGGGCCGGGGTGACGACGGTCCGCGAGCTGGCGGGGCTCAAGGAGTTCGCCCCGGTCGGGGCAGGTGAAACGACCACTGATCTGGTCCCCTCCCCGGGCCGCGAAGCACTGGTCAAGAAGCTGGCCGCCACCTGGCCGGTCGGCCCGCGGCTCGACGAGCTGGTCCACCGGGCCAAACAGTTCCGCCGCTCCACGAAGAAGGACGGCACAGTGGCCCTGCCGTTCATCCCGGACAAGGGGAACAGTTCGCTGCCGGTGGCCCGCCCGGACCTGAACCCGAACCTCGTGTGGGTGTACGTCGACGCCCAGTTCGACTACCTCGAAGGCCGGGTGTACCTGCTCGGTGCGCGGGTCGTGGCGTGCGAGAACGGCGCCCCGGTTCGCCGCCGCACGGTGGTCAGGATGACCGCCGGCCCGCCCGATTCGGCCGCCGCCGAGCGCGACCTGTTCGTCGGCTGGACCCGCGGGCTCCTCGACGCGGTGGTCGAGCTGGCCGCCCCGTCCGACCCGGCGGCCGAGAAGAAGGCCGCCCCGGTCCACGTCGTCTTCTTCGACCGGCACGAGCAGCGGCTGCTCCTGGACGGGCTGGCCCGCAACTTCCCCGCGATCCTCGGGACCACGCCGCCGCTGTACGACTTCCTGACCCAGCTCGCGGCCTTCGACTCCCCGATCGCCAGCTACCTGGCCGACGAGGTCCGGGCGTTCAAGAACTTCCCGATGACCTGCCAGTCCCTCCAGTCCCTGGCCGCCTACCTGAAGTTCGACTGGAACACGCCCCACCCCTTCCGGGACCGCTTCAAGGCCCGGCTGTTCGACTACCTGGGCAAGGTCGACGTGGACGGGCAGGCCGAGTGGTACACCCGCCGGTCCCGGTTCGCCAGCTCGGTCCCGCTGGAGTACGCCTACGCCGCCTGGGGGCAGCTCCCGCAGCCGGCCGCCGGCCGGGGGGACGAGTTCGCCGACTTCCGCGGGGCCACGGTGGATCTTGTGACCGCGTTCCAGGCACAGCGGCTGGAGGCGATCGCGCACGTCGCCGGGTCGGTCGCCGGGAACCCGAACACGGCCAAGACGCCGTTCGTCCTGCCGGACGTGGCGGCCTACGAGGACAAGGCCCGCGACCTGGCCCACGCCCTGGACGAGTTCGTCACCATCGAGCGGCTGGTCGCGCTCGCCGACTGGAAGGCGACCCGGCACGCCCAGCCGGAGCGGCGGGTGCTCATGGGCGAGTGCCTCCTGGTCCGGTACGTCGAGGCCGACCAGGAGCCCGGCGTCGCCGAGCGGAACCGGGAGAACGAGCGGCGGCGGCTCAAGCGGGAGGGGTATGCGGCGGCGTTCAAGGCCGCCAACCCCGGCAAACAATTCCGGCTCAACAAGGAGCAGTCGGCCGAGTGCAAGTGGTCGGCCGACGGGCTCCGGGTCCGGCTCCGGGTGGAGGCCGCCGGGGTCGACTGCGACCTCCCCGAGGCCCTCCTCCTGTCCACCCTGCGGGACGGTGAGCGGGTCGTCGTCTACCCGCGGTGGACGGTCGACGAGCGGCTCCCGGCGGACCAACAGACCGAGTTCACCCCGACCCCGAAGCAGATGCTCTACGGCACCCGGGCGGTGTTCCGGCGGGTGGTGGTGACCCGGGCCGACGCCGCCGGCCGGGCCGAGGAGGCCGTCGCCGAGGTCGAGCTGACCGACGGGTTCGGCAACGACAGCATGAAGCCGTTCGTCTTCTCGGCGATCAGCCGGCCCCTCGTCCCCGGGGCAGCGTACACCCTCGACCCGTGCCCGAACGACATCTCCGGGTACTGGCACGCGAAGGTGGTGGAGGGGCTGTGTGCGGGGCAGCCGAACGCCCTGTATGACCGGCTGGCGAGCCCGCCGGCGGCCGGGGACGGGGCCGGGTCGCCGGGCCAGGCGGCGTTCCTGGCCGGGCTCGACGCGTTCCGGGACGCGGGCCTGCTGCACGACTTCGAGCCGGGCAAGCGGGCGTTCATCGGCGGCCACGCCGCCACCCCGGTCCTGCTCGTCCAGGGGCCGCCGGGAACGGGCAAGTCGTACGCCACCGCGTTCGCGGTGCTGGCCCGCCTCCAGGGGGCGATGCGGGCCGGCCGGCCGTGCCGGGCGTTCCTCACCTGCCACACCCACGCCGCCATCGACGTGCTGGTGGCCAACGTCCTGGCCGTGCGGGAGAAGCTGCGGGAGCTGCGGGCGGCCGACCCGAAGTTGTTCGACCGGCACTTCGACGCCCGGCTGCTGGACGTGCCGCTGTACCGGGTGGCCCCGAACGACCCGCCCCCGGACGGGGTAATCCCGCTGGCCAAGGACGCCGAGAAGACGACGGAGGAGCAGTACAACGCGGACGTCATCCAGGGGCACGAGTGGGCGGTGATCGGGGTGACCGCCGGCGGCACCTACCAGCTGCTCAAGCAGAAGTGGTCGAAGGGGGTGTTCGGCCACGAGCTGTGCGACCTCCTGGTGCTCGACGAGGCGAGCCAGCTGAGCCTGCCCGCGGCCCTCATGGCCGCCCTCCCGCTGAAAGCCGACGCCCCGGTGGTGGTGGTCGGGGACCACCGGCAGATGCCGCCGATTGTCAAGCACGACTGGGACGCCGAGGCCCGGCGGACGTTCGCCCAGTACCAGGTGTACCAGAGCCTGTTCGACACGCTGCTGGCGCAGGCCCCGCCCCCGCCGGTGATCCGGTTCGCCGAGAGCTTCCGGCTGCACGCGGCGATGGCCGAGTTTCTGCGCCAGGAGGTCTACCGACACGACGGGATCGCCTACCACTCGAAGAAGACCGACCTGCTCCCGGCCTGGCCGCACGCGGACCCCTTCACGGCGGCGGTGCTGGACCCGGCGTACCCGCTGGTCGTAGTCGTCCACGACGAGTGCGGGAGCCAGGTCCGCAACCCGTTCGAGCAGGCCCTGGTCGGCCCGGTGCTGACGGCCCTGGTCGACCCGGCCGGGCACGGGCTGGACCCGGTCGACGGGCTGGGGGTGGTGGTCCCGCACCGGGCGCAGCGGGCGGCGTTGCAGCAGGCGTTCCCGGAGCTGAGCGTGGTCGACCCGGCGACCGGGCTGCCGGCCCGGTCGGCGGTGGACACGGTCGAGCGGTTCCAGGGCGGGGAGCGGACGGTCGTCGTGGTGAGCGCGACCGAGAGCGACCGCGGCTACCTGCTGGCGGCGGCCGGGTTCCTGCTCGACCCGCGGCGGCTGACGGTGGCGGTCAGCCGGGCGAAGCGGAAGATGGTGCTGGTGGCGGCGCGGAGCGTGTTCGAGCTGTTCAGCCCGGACGAGGAGACGTTTGCCAACGCCCTGCTGTGGAAGAACCTCCTCCTGCGGACCTGCACCACCCTCCTCTGGGAGGGCGACCGGGACAGTACGCCAGTCCGGGTCTGGGGCGGTGGTGCGCCGTCGCCGCCTCCCGTGCGGACCGTGGCGGATTCCGAGCCGTCCCGACCGACCGGGCGGCGGCAGTAA